A genomic region of Sciurus carolinensis chromosome 7, mSciCar1.2, whole genome shotgun sequence contains the following coding sequences:
- the Vegfa gene encoding vascular endothelial growth factor A has product MAEGEQKPHEVVKFLDVYQRSYCRPIETLVDIFQEYPDEIEFIFKPSCVPLMRCGGCCNDEGLECVPTQEFNITMQIMRIKPHQGQHIGEMSFLQHSKCECRPKKDKARQEKKSVPGKGKGQKRKRKKSRYKPWSVPCGPCSERRKHLFVQDPQTCKCSCKNTDSRCKARQLELNERTCRCDKPRR; this is encoded by the exons ATGGCAGAAGGAGAGCAGAAACCCCATGAAG TGGTGAAGTTCCTGGATGTCTACCAGCGCAGCTACTGCCGTCCAATAGAGACCCTGGTGGACATCTTCCAGGAGTATCCAGATGAGATCGAGTTCATCTTCAAGCCGTCCTGTGTGCCCCTGATGCGGTGTGGGGGCTGCTGTAACGACGAGGGCCTGGAGTGCGTGCCCACCCAGGAGTTCAACATCACCATGCAG ATTATGCGGATCAAACCTCACCAAGGCCAGCACATAGGAGAGATGAGCTTCCTACAGCACAGCAAGTGTGAATGCAG ACCAAAGAAAGATAAAGCAAGGCAAGAAAA aaaatcagttccaggaaagggaaaggggcaaAAACGAAAGCGCAAGAAATCCCGGTATAAGCCCTGGAGCGT TCCCTGTGGGCCTTGCTCAGAGcggagaaaacatttgtttgTACAAGATCCGCAGACGTGTAAATGTTCCTGCAAAAACACAGACTCGCGTTGCAAGGCGAGGCAGCTTGAGTTAAACGAACGTACTTGCAG ATGTGACAAGCCAAGGCGGTGA